The following are encoded in a window of bacterium genomic DNA:
- a CDS encoding RHS repeat-associated core domain-containing protein translates to MTSDGANNFAYDYRNMPIADTIKNGATVLRILKYAYDAATPDNILYFKYDIYGRKLEEGYYSYNWTSISQANADDPFWPATPTTWRKKYTYDGDGTITYSKGQLLKALTNNDTDDPEEVEEKYEYDIFGRLTSKSVRVVDFDNYTYTTYYEYDYSGNVTKIIYPYKAVGGGAQAIMSGPVNAEHLVIENTTLSSDANVTYESGGDIVMTGEFNSNGADVSAKPGANNSEKFALTPVTENVAFQMMAASQSMGTPDPSATVVTYRYNSLGRLTSIGNAGDPDYFAAYTYNPDGSMANEKLKDTTIKRNYLYESVGWLKQINDPYITEDIYYTSGGYGGAAYYNGNIAKVVFDYKFAGSPTDYSYLFKYDKLGQLLTADHSINANGDMGIGTENQYDANGSMISDKNKNITSVTYNYLNLPTKVEFGSSSNRIEWKYAVTGAKLRKTVYTNGTVTSTIDYVSGFVYTSNNLNYTLDYFFTETGRIKRTGTGDLQYEYDIKDHLGNTRISFADLLPTPNQQPDILMESHYYAFGMRIEGLGKQSDNKFLYNGKELTDDFGLNWYEYGWRSYDAQLGRWMKIDPLDEFHSPYCYVGNDPVNWIDPDGADGDPWQVDNNNTVTNAEFVMPEVTVYAERPSIVKDVGRSVANFMVDMGFHHIFAAMFDPSRHGVDALKVAAPIVFEPADYFYTAQDIAQNGLKLSHAAALIPFVSGTAASNTLKAVSKYDVGPANVLRAVSVTGDQLQIHHVVQSHPALQAIPGYNGKIAPAIAISNREHQMIPTIRGNFAGTARQLLAKDIWDLRNNTAAPNSALKQLINMNNEMFPSAFSK, encoded by the coding sequence ATGACGAGCGACGGTGCCAATAATTTTGCCTACGACTATCGCAATATGCCCATCGCGGATACGATCAAAAACGGCGCAACCGTGCTGCGTATCCTCAAGTACGCCTACGATGCGGCTACACCGGACAATATTCTCTATTTTAAATATGATATTTATGGCCGTAAACTCGAAGAGGGTTACTATAGTTATAATTGGACTTCCATATCTCAGGCCAATGCCGACGATCCGTTTTGGCCGGCTACACCTACGACATGGCGAAAGAAATATACCTATGATGGTGATGGCACGATAACTTATAGTAAAGGTCAACTGCTTAAAGCACTAACCAATAACGATACCGATGATCCCGAAGAAGTAGAAGAGAAATACGAATACGATATATTTGGCAGACTTACTTCTAAAAGTGTACGTGTCGTGGATTTTGATAATTATACATACACAACGTATTATGAATACGATTATTCAGGCAACGTTACAAAAATAATTTATCCTTACAAAGCCGTAGGAGGCGGGGCGCAGGCCATCATGAGCGGTCCGGTGAATGCGGAACATTTAGTTATCGAAAATACGACATTATCTTCAGATGCCAATGTCACATACGAATCAGGTGGTGATATCGTAATGACCGGCGAATTTAACTCCAATGGGGCAGACGTTTCTGCAAAACCAGGAGCAAATAACAGCGAAAAATTTGCGTTAACACCAGTGACGGAAAATGTTGCATTTCAGATGATGGCCGCATCTCAGTCTATGGGAACTCCTGATCCGAGCGCTACAGTCGTGACGTACCGATACAATTCGTTAGGTCGTTTGACAAGTATTGGAAATGCCGGTGATCCTGATTATTTTGCTGCATACACCTATAACCCCGACGGCTCGATGGCTAATGAAAAACTTAAAGACACAACGATAAAACGTAACTATTTATACGAATCCGTAGGTTGGCTCAAGCAGATCAATGATCCTTATATTACAGAGGACATTTATTACACTTCCGGAGGTTACGGCGGTGCGGCGTACTACAATGGCAATATCGCCAAAGTCGTTTTCGATTATAAGTTTGCAGGTAGTCCGACGGATTATTCATATCTTTTCAAATACGATAAACTTGGTCAGCTATTGACGGCCGATCACTCGATCAATGCCAATGGGGATATGGGTATAGGTACGGAAAATCAATACGATGCCAATGGGAGTATGATCTCGGATAAAAATAAAAATATCACAAGTGTCACTTATAATTATCTTAATCTTCCGACCAAAGTGGAGTTTGGCAGCAGCAGTAACAGGATCGAGTGGAAATATGCAGTAACCGGAGCCAAACTCAGAAAAACGGTTTACACCAACGGAACAGTTACTTCCACGATTGACTATGTCAGCGGATTCGTATATACATCGAATAATCTGAATTATACATTGGACTACTTTTTTACGGAAACCGGCCGCATCAAAAGAACCGGAACCGGCGATCTACAGTATGAATACGATATCAAAGATCATCTTGGCAATACGCGAATTTCATTTGCTGATCTGCTGCCGACGCCCAATCAGCAACCGGATATACTGATGGAAAGCCACTACTACGCCTTCGGTATGCGAATTGAGGGGCTTGGCAAACAGAGTGACAATAAATTTTTGTACAACGGTAAAGAATTGACGGACGATTTTGGGCTGAATTGGTATGAATACGGTTGGAGATCATACGATGCACAGCTGGGTCGATGGATGAAAATTGATCCTCTAGATGAGTTTCATTCGCCGTACTGCTACGTTGGGAATGACCCCGTCAATTGGATTGATCCCGATGGCGCCGATGGTGACCCTTGGCAAGTAGATAACAACAATACCGTTACAAATGCAGAGTTTGTAATGCCCGAAGTAACGGTGTATGCTGAACGACCTTCAATTGTTAAAGACGTTGGGCGGTCGGTTGCAAATTTCATGGTTGACATGGGCTTTCACCATATTTTTGCGGCGATGTTCGATCCAAGTCGTCATGGTGTGGACGCTCTTAAGGTTGCCGCTCCGATCGTGTTTGAGCCTGCAGATTATTTTTATACCGCTCAAGATATCGCCCAAAACGGATTAAAACTGTCTCATGCTGCTGCTTTAATACCATTTGTATCTGGGACAGCCGCATCAAACACTTTAAAGGCTGTGTCGAAGTATGATGTCGGTCCGGCAAACGTTTTGCGTGCCGTATCAGTAACAGGTGATCAACTGCAGATTCATCATGTTGTGCAATCACATCCTGCATTACAAGCAATTCCTGGTTATAATGGGAAGATTGCTCCAGCAATCGCGATTTCAAATCGAGAACATCAAATGATACCCACTATTCGAGGAAATTTTGCTGGCACAGCTCGTCAATTATTGGCGAAAGATATTTGGGATTTAAGAAACAATACAGCGGCTCCAAATAGCGCTCTTAAACAACTCATTAACATGAATAATGAGATGTTCCCTTCAGCTTTTTCAAAATAG
- a CDS encoding exodeoxyribonuclease VII large subunit, with the protein MDLFSGQNENSSDLVQQQEKKPVVYSITEITRLIKTNLEDSFPAITVSGEISNLTRASSGHVYFTLKDAGAQIKAVIWKSSSASQSDALKDGKKVIARGNIAVYEKGGYYQITVQKIQQEGVGALQEAFEKLKQKLYAEGLFDTSHKKSIPKYIQRVGIITSPTGAAIRDILSVARRRMPWIELILYPVKVQGEGAAEEIAHAIREFEKYGAVDVLIVGRGGGSLEDLWAFNEEATARAIYACSIPTISAVGHEIDISISDYVADYRAATPSAAAEMVTVDQEDMRSYIVNLQYTLSQNVKKRISDYQKQLHNLKNRYAFRQPENLVGQYRQQVDDFEKTMMRVLRHKLIVSGQTITALARQLQTLNPKNTLQRGYAIVRQKDQIVMRVSKWDDTKPTELEFFDGKKNI; encoded by the coding sequence ATGGATCTATTTTCAGGTCAAAATGAGAATTCGTCCGATCTTGTTCAGCAACAGGAAAAGAAGCCTGTTGTTTATTCTATTACCGAAATAACCCGCTTAATAAAAACCAATCTTGAAGATTCATTCCCCGCGATTACCGTTTCCGGCGAAATTTCCAATCTGACCCGTGCCTCTAGCGGCCACGTATATTTTACACTCAAAGATGCCGGCGCACAAATCAAAGCCGTGATATGGAAAAGTTCGTCGGCATCCCAATCGGATGCTTTGAAGGACGGGAAAAAGGTCATTGCTCGAGGAAATATCGCGGTTTATGAAAAAGGCGGCTACTATCAAATAACCGTTCAAAAGATCCAACAAGAGGGCGTTGGAGCACTGCAGGAAGCTTTCGAAAAGCTTAAACAAAAGCTGTATGCCGAAGGATTATTTGATACCTCGCATAAAAAATCTATCCCAAAATATATTCAGCGCGTCGGCATCATAACTTCTCCTACCGGAGCGGCCATCCGCGATATACTTAGCGTTGCACGGCGACGCATGCCGTGGATCGAATTGATTTTGTATCCGGTCAAAGTACAAGGCGAAGGGGCGGCCGAGGAAATAGCGCATGCGATTCGTGAATTTGAAAAATACGGAGCCGTGGATGTTTTGATCGTAGGTCGCGGGGGCGGATCTTTAGAAGATTTATGGGCTTTTAATGAAGAGGCTACAGCGCGGGCTATTTATGCCTGTTCGATACCGACGATCAGCGCCGTCGGCCATGAAATAGATATCTCCATCAGTGATTATGTTGCCGATTATCGTGCGGCCACGCCTTCGGCGGCGGCGGAGATGGTAACGGTAGATCAGGAAGATATGCGAAGTTATATCGTCAATCTTCAATACACGCTATCACAAAATGTAAAAAAACGAATCAGCGATTATCAAAAACAGCTGCATAATCTGAAGAATAGATATGCTTTTCGTCAACCGGAAAACTTAGTCGGTCAATACCGTCAGCAAGTAGATGATTTTGAAAAAACCATGATGCGCGTTTTGCGCCACAAACTTATCGTTTCCGGGCAGACGATCACCGCCTTAGCTCGCCAATTACAAACACTCAACCCCAAAAATACGCTTCAACGCGGATACGCGATCGTCCGTCAAAAAGATCAAATCGTCATGCGTGTTTCCAAATGGGACGACACCAAACCTACAGAATTGGAATTTTTTGACGGTAAAAAAAATATCTGA
- a CDS encoding ATP-dependent 6-phosphofructokinase, translated as MKRIGVLTGGGDVPGLNPCIKALVYDAIHAGMEVVGIRSGWGGLLRYNPDDPEGSKKWITPLDLINTRTIDRSGGTFLHTSRTNPGKVSKSDVPDFLKKPEHDTLDPKTKIDFTPHIFRVLKHLKIDALVTIGGDDTLSYSVRLHNEDFPVVAIPKTMDNDVYGTDYCIGFSTAVTRSVHFINMLRTPAGSHERIAVVELFGRNSGETSLISALLANADRAIISEVPFDPEKLSEMLLNDKRNNPSNYAIMTISEGATMEGGKIIEYGQEDAYGHKKLGGIGEITAEAIKKITGQHMIYQSLAYLMRSGEPDALDRMVAMNFAGLAIDLLTKNRFGMMTALQDGRYTTVPAETIIQGKRNVDVKELYDVNNYRPKVFNVMHKPMFLY; from the coding sequence ATGAAGCGGATCGGAGTATTGACGGGTGGCGGCGATGTGCCGGGTCTCAATCCTTGTATCAAAGCGCTGGTTTATGATGCGATTCATGCCGGTATGGAAGTGGTCGGAATACGAAGCGGTTGGGGTGGATTATTGAGATACAATCCTGATGATCCGGAAGGCAGTAAAAAATGGATTACACCGCTGGACCTTATCAATACACGCACGATTGATCGCAGCGGGGGTACCTTTTTACATACGTCACGAACCAATCCCGGCAAAGTCAGCAAAAGTGACGTGCCCGATTTTTTGAAAAAGCCCGAACATGATACACTGGATCCCAAAACAAAAATTGATTTCACGCCGCATATTTTTCGTGTACTGAAGCATTTAAAAATTGACGCGTTGGTAACGATAGGCGGTGACGATACACTGAGTTATAGCGTGCGTCTGCATAACGAAGATTTTCCGGTCGTAGCGATTCCCAAAACGATGGATAATGATGTGTATGGTACGGATTACTGTATCGGATTTTCTACCGCTGTCACGCGTTCGGTACACTTTATCAATATGCTCAGGACGCCGGCCGGTTCACATGAGCGTATAGCAGTCGTGGAGTTATTTGGTCGTAATTCCGGAGAAACATCGTTGATTTCAGCTCTGCTGGCCAATGCGGATCGGGCCATTATTTCCGAAGTGCCGTTTGATCCCGAAAAATTATCGGAAATGCTTTTGAATGATAAAAGAAACAATCCCAGTAATTATGCGATCATGACCATATCCGAAGGCGCTACCATGGAAGGCGGCAAGATCATCGAATACGGTCAAGAAGACGCATACGGGCATAAAAAACTCGGAGGCATCGGCGAAATCACTGCGGAGGCTATCAAAAAAATCACAGGCCAGCACATGATCTACCAATCTCTCGCGTATCTCATGCGCAGCGGTGAACCGGATGCTCTTGATCGTATGGTGGCCATGAATTTTGCCGGATTGGCGATTGATCTTTTGACCAAAAATCGCTTTGGCATGATGACGGCTTTACAGGATGGGCGCTATACCACGGTACCTGCGGAAACTATCATACAAGGCAAACGCAATGTGGATGTAAAAGAACTTTATGACGTGAATAACTATCGTCCGAAAGTTTTTAATGTCATGCACAAGCCTATGTTTCTGTACTGA
- a CDS encoding alkane 1-monooxygenase — protein MKTQNRWVYVFSFLYPLSVIAGNTLGGHFARSGAVVGLVIYPLLDWLLGESESNNLEDSEPFYFDTILMVHAVLQIVCLLSLALLIQRDGWNYFAVLASISTGLNSGISSIVIAHELIHRRYAFQRVTGVFLLWTVNYMHFYFEHVRGHHKSVATIEDPASARVDENFWFFLIRTIPGQFINAYKIMNPRANSWLLNPVFLFLIVQIVSWIVVYFLLGKYILFAWLIQSAFAVFLLEYVNYIRHWGLQRPVGSRVQPEHSWQSNHRWSRWTLVELTRHADHHYIASREYWKLRTYRESPNLPTGYYGCFWLAVIPPIWRKVMKKRLPKPSI, from the coding sequence ATGAAAACACAAAACCGGTGGGTATATGTTTTTAGTTTTTTGTATCCGTTGAGTGTTATTGCGGGTAATACACTTGGCGGTCACTTTGCGAGGTCGGGCGCTGTAGTCGGACTGGTGATCTATCCTTTGTTAGATTGGTTACTGGGGGAGTCGGAAAGCAATAATTTAGAAGATTCCGAGCCGTTTTATTTTGATACCATTTTGATGGTGCATGCGGTTTTACAGATCGTTTGTTTGCTCAGTTTGGCGCTTCTGATCCAAAGAGACGGGTGGAATTATTTTGCAGTGCTTGCTTCGATTTCCACCGGTCTGAATTCCGGCATTTCATCGATCGTGATCGCACACGAATTGATTCATCGCCGATACGCGTTCCAACGCGTTACGGGTGTTTTTCTTTTGTGGACGGTCAACTATATGCATTTTTATTTTGAACACGTCCGCGGACATCACAAAAGCGTGGCTACGATAGAAGACCCGGCTTCAGCCCGAGTTGATGAAAATTTTTGGTTTTTTTTAATCAGGACGATTCCGGGTCAATTTATAAATGCCTACAAGATCATGAATCCTCGTGCAAATTCATGGCTGCTCAATCCGGTTTTTTTATTTTTAATAGTACAAATCGTTTCATGGATCGTCGTTTATTTCCTATTGGGGAAATACATTTTGTTTGCCTGGTTGATTCAAAGCGCCTTCGCCGTTTTTTTGTTGGAGTATGTGAACTATATCCGGCATTGGGGATTGCAAAGGCCTGTGGGTTCGCGGGTTCAACCCGAGCATAGCTGGCAAAGCAATCATCGGTGGAGCCGTTGGACTTTGGTCGAATTGACACGTCACGCCGATCATCACTATATCGCATCCCGTGAATATTGGAAACTAAGAACCTATCGGGAAAGTCCTAATCTGCCCACCGGCTATTACGGTTGTTTTTGGTTAGCCGTTATCCCGCCGATCTGGCGTAAAGTCATGAAAAAAAGATTACCAAAACCAAGTATATAA
- a CDS encoding tetratricopeptide repeat protein yields the protein MKRFIFVTVFFISTYTLTAQNKKIAVLPFTSTCNSDNKPAYYLSYMLSDVLSATGELTVISQDAIFNTLENESIISDDKHSEKLDLIADDKKDLVVRGKYCMRSDSIEMEFELLGDNGNVNVAQERIYGPIKNYTDFYKTMYRAVEYLFQRINHTEKNLLSPNGVLQGHERLRTIASDHEEYALYVQKWEALGYYSLGVSAYEKNNDSDAILFFEKARRLDYSNSLKSEKNISAAYLRAGNMAYRNNDWPSAITGYNRAIEFQPENADAVFNLGNVYQARKEWDVAVLQYRRALELNSKYVDAWVNLGVVLSEKGKAPEALAAYESALKIDSLRALVHYGCAVGYDDNLDYVKAETHYRKAIALDSNLYDAYLNLGILLKGKKQHKEAQRLFEKSLALNPNNAKTHRSLGIVYMNDKKQVKKAIHHLEQTLALDPGQRDADVIQKNINVLKKRLSKK from the coding sequence ATGAAACGGTTTATTTTTGTAACGGTGTTTTTTATATCCACATACACTCTCACAGCACAAAATAAAAAAATTGCAGTGCTCCCGTTTACTTCGACATGTAACTCGGATAATAAACCAGCTTATTATCTAAGCTATATGCTTTCAGATGTATTGAGTGCCACCGGTGAATTGACGGTAATTTCACAAGATGCAATATTTAATACGTTAGAAAACGAAAGCATTATATCGGATGATAAACATTCAGAGAAATTAGACCTCATAGCTGATGATAAAAAAGACCTCGTTGTGCGAGGAAAATATTGTATGCGAAGCGACTCCATCGAAATGGAGTTTGAGCTTTTGGGCGATAACGGCAATGTAAACGTCGCACAAGAGCGAATCTATGGACCGATTAAAAACTACACGGATTTCTATAAAACCATGTACCGTGCGGTTGAATATTTATTCCAACGAATCAATCATACTGAAAAAAATCTTTTGAGCCCAAACGGTGTGTTGCAGGGACATGAAAGATTGCGGACGATCGCAAGCGATCACGAAGAGTATGCGCTCTATGTTCAAAAATGGGAAGCTCTTGGTTATTATAGTTTAGGCGTTTCGGCTTATGAAAAAAATAACGATTCCGATGCGATTTTGTTTTTCGAAAAAGCCCGCCGTTTGGATTATAGTAATTCACTAAAATCGGAAAAAAATATATCAGCGGCGTATCTTCGAGCAGGTAATATGGCCTATCGAAATAACGATTGGCCTTCGGCTATCACCGGTTATAATCGTGCAATCGAATTTCAGCCCGAAAATGCCGATGCTGTTTTTAATTTAGGAAATGTTTATCAGGCGCGCAAAGAGTGGGATGTTGCCGTATTACAATATCGCAGAGCCTTAGAACTAAATTCGAAATATGTAGATGCGTGGGTTAACTTAGGTGTAGTATTGAGCGAAAAAGGAAAAGCGCCCGAAGCGCTGGCAGCTTATGAATCAGCGTTAAAGATAGACTCGCTCCGTGCGTTAGTGCACTACGGATGCGCTGTCGGGTATGATGACAACTTGGATTACGTCAAAGCCGAAACGCATTATCGCAAAGCGATTGCGTTGGATTCTAATTTATACGATGCATATCTCAATTTGGGTATTCTGCTTAAAGGGAAAAAACAACATAAAGAAGCACAACGGCTGTTTGAAAAATCACTGGCTTTGAATCCAAACAACGCAAAGACCCATCGCAGTTTAGGGATCGTATATATGAACGATAAAAAGCAGGTCAAAAAGGCGATACATCATCTGGAGCAAACACTTGCGCTTGATCCCGGGCAACGCGATGCGGATGTTATACAAAAGAATATTAATGTTTTAAAAAAAAGGCTCAGTAAAAAATAA
- the nadA gene encoding quinolinate synthase NadA, with translation MIFKKNTYSNDEVNIQRISPGIDLFKEINRLRKDLNAVILAHYYQESEIQDLADFVGDSLELARQAAKTKADVIVFAGVHFMAETAKILNPEKLVLLPDLKAGCSLADSCPADEFKKFREAHPDHFAITYINCTAEVKALSDLICTSSNAERLIAQIPESTPILFSPDKNLGAYIRKKTGRPMILWQGSCMVHEIFSEKKLVQLQATHPEAKIIAHPECEETVLNMADFIGSTSGLLKFVQQSPDRTFIVATEAGIIHQMEKACPDKTFIAAPPNNNCACNECPHMKLNTLEKLYLCMKNKTPEITLPEDVRTRALKPILRMLEMS, from the coding sequence ATGATTTTTAAAAAAAATACATACTCGAATGATGAAGTAAACATACAACGAATCAGCCCGGGTATTGATTTGTTTAAGGAAATAAATCGGCTGCGCAAAGATTTGAATGCCGTTATCCTTGCTCATTATTATCAGGAATCAGAAATTCAGGATTTGGCAGACTTTGTCGGTGATAGTTTAGAATTAGCAAGGCAAGCCGCCAAAACGAAAGCGGATGTAATCGTTTTTGCCGGTGTGCATTTTATGGCCGAGACCGCTAAAATTCTCAATCCGGAAAAATTAGTTTTACTGCCCGATCTTAAAGCCGGATGTTCATTAGCCGACAGTTGCCCGGCGGATGAATTCAAAAAATTTCGTGAAGCGCATCCCGATCATTTTGCCATTACTTACATCAATTGCACGGCCGAAGTCAAAGCATTAAGCGATCTGATTTGTACATCCAGCAATGCCGAACGGCTTATCGCTCAGATTCCCGAATCTACGCCCATCTTATTTTCACCGGATAAAAACCTCGGCGCTTATATACGTAAGAAAACAGGCCGCCCCATGATTTTGTGGCAAGGCTCATGTATGGTACATGAGATTTTTTCTGAAAAGAAATTAGTACAACTGCAAGCAACACATCCCGAAGCTAAGATTATTGCACATCCAGAATGTGAAGAGACCGTACTGAATATGGCGGATTTTATCGGATCCACAAGCGGGCTTCTCAAATTTGTCCAGCAATCACCGGATCGTACATTTATCGTCGCGACGGAGGCGGGTATTATTCATCAAATGGAAAAAGCTTGCCCGGACAAAACATTTATCGCAGCGCCGCCCAATAATAACTGTGCTTGCAACGAATGCCCGCATATGAAACTGAATACTTTAGAGAAACTATATCTCTGCATGAAAAATAAAACTCCGGAAATTACACTTCCGGAGGACGTACGCACGCGCGCATTAAAGCCGATTTTGCGAATGCTTGAAATGAGTTAA
- a CDS encoding RNA methyltransferase, with translation MLRSTPEELASKKRFPIYGVLENIRSMYNVGAAFRTSDAACVQELILCGYTAQPPRSQIEKTALGATETVPWRHFNNTLDSISYLKDQGITVVALEHCEESKNLFTTELPFPVALLVGNEVDGLNEETVARCDMACEIPMFGSKQSLNAAVAYGIAVFELTRKYLILSEKKG, from the coding sequence ATGCTCCGATCAACGCCTGAGGAGTTGGCTTCAAAAAAAAGGTTTCCTATATACGGAGTTTTAGAAAACATTCGAAGCATGTACAATGTAGGCGCGGCATTCCGTACATCGGATGCAGCATGTGTCCAGGAATTAATACTTTGTGGTTATACAGCCCAACCTCCGCGCTCGCAAATCGAAAAAACAGCTCTCGGTGCTACAGAAACCGTTCCATGGCGGCATTTTAACAACACCCTCGACAGCATTAGTTATCTAAAAGATCAAGGCATCACTGTAGTTGCTTTGGAACATTGCGAAGAAAGCAAAAATCTATTTACTACGGAGTTGCCTTTCCCGGTTGCGTTACTTGTGGGCAACGAAGTGGATGGTTTAAACGAAGAAACCGTCGCTCGTTGCGATATGGCTTGTGAAATACCTATGTTTGGCTCGAAACAATCCCTCAATGCGGCCGTCGCTTATGGTATCGCTGTATTTGAGTTGACTAGGAAATACTTGATCTTAAGTGAAAAGAAAGGATAA
- a CDS encoding outer membrane lipoprotein carrier protein LolA, protein MRKSEKRIIGFCIIVLFSLSFTLHAGSGDEEKKVVISSMRTANEATTSLQAKMKQRKQSSFMDKEIVTKADFYYQKPGKYALNPSSDSENQYIVNNNSLWIINRKNKTVTTTSDNEINFSQYLLGFGNSLEMLEKYFDVQVDAKQIQKKFGSYKLTLTPKRGSKFYDKMENIIIYVRDDLWLPYQAELSEADGDKTIWEFSDFRLNQAINADVFKQETPRGFQVKNLEKK, encoded by the coding sequence ATGAGAAAATCAGAAAAACGAATAATCGGTTTTTGTATTATCGTCCTTTTTTCTTTGTCATTCACGCTGCATGCCGGATCCGGCGATGAAGAAAAAAAAGTAGTTATATCGAGTATGCGGACAGCCAATGAAGCGACAACCTCTCTTCAGGCTAAAATGAAACAGCGTAAACAATCATCATTTATGGATAAAGAGATTGTTACGAAGGCAGATTTTTATTACCAAAAACCTGGAAAATATGCGCTTAATCCGTCTTCTGATTCCGAAAACCAATATATTGTAAACAATAATTCGTTATGGATTATCAATAGGAAAAACAAAACCGTTACAACGACGTCTGATAATGAAATTAACTTCAGTCAGTACTTGTTGGGTTTTGGTAATTCACTCGAAATGCTCGAAAAATATTTTGATGTGCAAGTTGACGCAAAACAAATTCAAAAGAAATTTGGTTCTTACAAACTGACGCTTACTCCCAAGCGCGGGAGCAAGTTTTATGACAAAATGGAAAACATCATTATTTACGTCAGAGATGATTTGTGGTTACCCTATCAGGCAGAGCTTAGTGAAGCCGATGGGGATAAAACGATTTGGGAATTCTCGGATTTCCGGTTAAACCAAGCGATCAATGCTGATGTATTTAAGCAAGAAACACCTAGAGGATTTCAAGTTAAAAATCTGGAAAAAAAATGA
- a CDS encoding IS30 family transposase: MKIRKYSHLSPEERDKIAMLRAKGISLGDIAAQLRRHKSTLSRELKRNGAPLYDAYSPHPAERRAALRKSQAHQRSRLKDAYIRNYVTQRLKKGWSPEQIAGRLKKDHLNMRISHEAIYQFVYEPELRKQENLVPYLARAHKKRRIKGHRHTHKDSHIPSRVSIHERPQSVNTRSQIGHWEADAVVSRQSRAALNVLVERKSRLTKITKMSQRTAKNTHRAITKALKSLPKRARRTITYDNGSENVEHMRTNKALNTRSFFFEPFHSWEKATVENTAGLIRRVFPKKFNFDHISHRDVKKLENLLNNRPRKCLSFSTPLETFNRCCT, encoded by the coding sequence ATGAAAATAAGAAAGTACAGTCATCTCTCTCCTGAGGAGAGAGACAAAATTGCGATGCTCCGGGCTAAAGGAATTAGCCTTGGTGATATAGCGGCTCAATTGCGTCGACATAAGAGTACGCTTTCACGGGAGCTCAAGCGAAATGGCGCTCCGTTGTATGATGCTTACTCGCCGCACCCAGCTGAAAGACGCGCCGCGTTGCGCAAGAGCCAGGCTCATCAGCGGTCACGCCTTAAAGATGCGTATATCCGTAACTATGTAACCCAGCGTCTCAAGAAAGGCTGGTCGCCGGAACAGATTGCAGGACGACTCAAGAAAGACCACCTCAACATGCGCATCAGCCATGAAGCCATTTACCAGTTTGTCTATGAGCCTGAGCTTCGCAAACAAGAGAATTTAGTGCCTTACTTGGCTCGGGCCCACAAGAAGCGACGCATCAAAGGACATCGCCATACGCATAAAGACTCGCATATTCCTTCGCGTGTGTCTATTCACGAGCGTCCTCAAAGTGTTAACACGCGTTCACAAATCGGTCACTGGGAGGCCGATGCGGTTGTCTCCCGGCAGAGCCGTGCCGCACTTAATGTGCTTGTTGAGCGTAAGAGCAGACTGACCAAAATCACCAAAATGAGTCAAAGAACAGCCAAGAATACACATCGCGCCATTACCAAGGCTTTAAAGTCGCTGCCCAAAAGGGCGCGACGAACGATTACTTACGACAACGGATCCGAAAACGTTGAGCACATGCGCACCAACAAAGCCTTAAACACCAGATCGTTTTTCTTTGAACCTTTTCACAGTTGGGAGAAAGCTACGGTCGAAAACACCGCCGGTCTCATCCGACGTGTTTTTCCGAAAAAATTCAACTTCGACCACATCTCTCATCGCGACGTCAAAAAACTCGAAAACTTGTTAAACAACAGACCGAGAAAATGTTTATCTTTTTCCACGCCTCTAGAAACCTTTAACCGGTGTTGCACTTAA